The following are encoded in a window of Sinomonas cyclohexanicum genomic DNA:
- a CDS encoding gluconate 2-dehydrogenase subunit 3 family protein gives MSAALPAPHGERRFPGQHALGQRDHWDDATAAVVLARMGPPGELTFFTEAEAATVGALLDQLMGQDREPRVPLLNAVDARLAAGETDGWHYADLPEDGETWRRSAAGLDADTRARGGTGFAEAPAPLQEAVLTDVQGLPGEWHGMPAGHLWNLWMRYACTAFYAHPWAWDEIGFPGPAYPRGYANLGRDRREHFEVRDAHPGESA, from the coding sequence GTGAGCGCAGCGCTCCCCGCACCCCATGGCGAGCGGCGCTTCCCAGGGCAGCACGCCCTCGGACAGCGCGACCACTGGGACGACGCTACCGCCGCCGTCGTCCTGGCGCGGATGGGCCCTCCCGGCGAGCTGACGTTCTTCACCGAGGCCGAGGCGGCCACGGTCGGAGCCCTCCTCGACCAGCTCATGGGCCAGGACCGCGAGCCCCGCGTGCCCCTCCTGAACGCGGTGGACGCGAGGCTCGCGGCGGGCGAGACCGACGGATGGCACTACGCCGACCTCCCCGAGGACGGCGAGACCTGGCGGCGCTCGGCCGCGGGGCTCGACGCTGACACCCGCGCGCGGGGCGGGACTGGGTTCGCCGAGGCGCCGGCACCCCTGCAGGAGGCGGTGCTCACCGACGTCCAGGGGCTCCCGGGCGAGTGGCACGGCATGCCCGCGGGGCACCTGTGGAACCTGTGGATGCGCTACGCGTGCACGGCGTTCTATGCGCACCCCTGGGCGTGGGACGAGATCGGCTTCCCCGGCCCCGCATACCCGCGCGGCTACGCGAACCTCGGGCGCGACCGCCGGGAGCACTTCGAGGTGCGGGACGCGCATCCCGGTGAGAGCGCATGA
- a CDS encoding very short patch repair endonuclease — MSQAGAPEGTHDAGDPPAVGASPASSVPLQRQTTRHGKDAPSWATTPAIRKTMLGNRSRDTAPELKVRRAVHAMGLRYRVAYRPEPALRRTADLVFTRARVAVFIDGCYWHGCPEHYIEPASNVDYWRPKIARNRERDEETTAALTAAGWHVLRFWSHEDPAEVAATIRAEVRAASSRGRAARGEG, encoded by the coding sequence ATGAGCCAGGCGGGGGCCCCTGAGGGGACGCACGACGCCGGTGACCCGCCCGCCGTGGGCGCGTCGCCGGCGTCGTCCGTGCCGCTGCAGCGCCAGACGACCCGTCACGGGAAGGACGCGCCGTCCTGGGCCACGACTCCGGCGATCCGCAAGACCATGCTCGGCAACCGCTCGCGTGACACGGCCCCCGAGCTGAAGGTGCGCCGCGCCGTGCACGCGATGGGTCTGCGGTACCGCGTCGCCTATCGGCCCGAGCCCGCGCTCCGGCGCACGGCCGACCTCGTGTTCACCCGCGCCCGCGTGGCCGTGTTCATCGACGGCTGCTACTGGCACGGCTGCCCCGAGCACTACATCGAGCCCGCGAGCAACGTGGACTACTGGCGCCCGAAGATCGCGCGCAACCGCGAGCGCGATGAGGAGACGACGGCGGCGCTCACCGCGGCCGGCTGGCACGTGCTGCGCTTCTGGAGCCACGAGGACCCGGCCGAGGTCGCAGCGACGATCCGCGCGGAGGTGCGGGCCGCCTCAAGCCGTGGTCGCGCCGCCCGCGGTGAAGGCTAG
- a CDS encoding cation diffusion facilitator family transporter, translating to MSSGQAPHHTEHTDGHTHEHGHSHGHGHDHGHSHGHGFLGTLKEFFIPHTHDASDSIDDALEASTEGVRALKISLFVLLATTVLQFLVVLVSGSVALLADTVHNLSDALTAVPLWVAFILARRPATRRYTYGLGKAEDLSGLFIIAVVALSAVVAGWQSIERLLHPQPLENLWWVAAAGVIGFAGNEAVAVYRIRVGRRIGSAALVADGIHARTDGFTSLAVVVGAVGVMLGFPLADPIVGVLISIAIFVLLWGTVKSLGRRLLDGVEPDLVARAERAVAHAPGVLAVERVQLRWIGHRLHGSVLIRVGAAVTTAETDALRSEIAHRLDHALPNLEEVSLAFTAGGATTA from the coding sequence ATGAGCTCCGGGCAGGCACCCCACCACACGGAGCACACAGACGGCCACACCCATGAGCATGGGCACAGCCACGGGCACGGGCATGACCACGGGCACAGCCACGGGCACGGGTTCCTCGGGACGCTCAAAGAGTTCTTCATCCCGCACACGCATGATGCCTCCGACTCGATTGACGATGCCCTCGAGGCCAGCACCGAGGGTGTCCGCGCCCTGAAGATCAGCCTGTTCGTGCTCCTCGCCACGACGGTCCTGCAGTTCCTCGTGGTCCTCGTCAGCGGCTCGGTGGCGCTGCTGGCGGACACCGTGCACAACCTCTCGGACGCCCTCACGGCCGTGCCCCTGTGGGTGGCATTCATCCTCGCGCGCCGGCCGGCGACGAGGCGCTACACCTACGGCCTCGGCAAGGCCGAGGACCTCTCCGGGCTGTTCATCATCGCCGTTGTGGCGCTCTCCGCGGTGGTGGCCGGCTGGCAGTCGATCGAGCGCCTTCTGCACCCGCAGCCGCTCGAGAACCTGTGGTGGGTCGCCGCCGCCGGAGTCATCGGGTTCGCTGGCAACGAGGCCGTGGCGGTCTACCGCATCCGCGTGGGCCGCCGGATCGGCTCCGCGGCGCTCGTCGCGGACGGAATCCATGCCCGCACCGACGGGTTCACCTCGCTCGCCGTAGTCGTCGGCGCCGTCGGGGTGATGCTCGGGTTCCCCCTGGCGGACCCGATCGTCGGCGTGCTGATCAGCATCGCGATCTTCGTGCTCCTCTGGGGCACCGTCAAGAGCCTCGGCCGCCGCCTGCTCGACGGCGTCGAGCCCGATCTGGTCGCCCGTGCCGAGCGCGCGGTCGCCCACGCGCCAGGGGTCCTGGCTGTCGAGCGGGTCCAGCTGCGCTGGATCGGGCACCGCCTCCATGGGTCCGTCCTGATCCGCGTCGGCGCTGCAGTGACGACCGCCGAGACAGACGCGCTGCGCTCCGAGATCGCCCATCGGCTGGACCACGCACTCCCCAACCTCGAAGAAGTCAGCCTAGCCTTCACCGCGGGCGGCGCGACCACGGCTTGA
- a CDS encoding ArsR/SmtB family transcription factor has product MNADKTICGRDPDSQYVDLAVEVFSMLADATRVRIVLALRGSGELSVNQLAEIVGKAPAGVSQHLAKLRLARIVVARHEGTRAYYRLANEHASQMVSDAIFQAEHSLGGVPRHHHPQADTVEEESA; this is encoded by the coding sequence ATGAATGCAGATAAGACGATCTGCGGGCGTGACCCGGACTCGCAATACGTGGACCTCGCGGTCGAGGTGTTCTCCATGCTCGCCGACGCCACGCGGGTGCGGATCGTCCTGGCCCTGCGCGGAAGCGGGGAACTGTCGGTGAACCAACTGGCCGAGATCGTGGGCAAGGCGCCCGCGGGAGTGTCCCAGCACCTCGCCAAGCTGCGCCTGGCCCGCATTGTCGTTGCCCGTCACGAGGGGACGCGTGCGTACTACCGGCTCGCGAACGAGCACGCCTCCCAGATGGTCTCCGATGCCATCTTCCAGGCCGAGCACTCCCTCGGAGGGGTCCCCCGGCACCACCACCCCCAAGCGGACACAGTCGAGGAGGAGAGCGCATGA
- a CDS encoding glycoside hydrolase family 15 protein, with amino-acid sequence MSRIEDYALIGDLQTAALVGRDGSIDWLCLPQFDSPSCFAALLGTPDHGRWRLAPEGADTCTSRQYHPGTLVLETVWETDRGAARVLDFMPPRDKVVDVIRIVEGIRGTVDFAMDLAVRFDYGHVVPWVRRREGILQAIAGPDAVYLSTTAPLVGRDFRTESSFTVSEGERVPFVLTWRPSHEEYEPRPHPDKSLKKTEAFWTEWSGRCRIDGPYKDQVTRSLITLKALTFEPTGALVAAATTSLPERPGGERNWDYRYCWLRDATLTLQPLVAAGYHDEAAAWREWLLRAVAGDPAELQIMYSLSGKRRLPEMTLDWLPGYEDSTPVRVGNAAAEQLQLDVWGEVLDGLALARASLGSEDSWDLQTSLMEHLETAWTKPDNGLWEMRGGRRHFTHSKVMAWVAADRMVKGITESGLEGPLERWTSVRDTIRQDILDHGLDPTGSHFVQSYGSTELDAALLQIPRVGFLPYSDRRVVATIEAIQRELNVDGFLMRYRVEAAEDGLAGGEGVFLACSFWLVTALVGIGRRDEARELFERLLALCNDVGLLSEEYDPEAGRQLGNMPQAFSHFGLVNAAVALEYGCYESDEPPTISE; translated from the coding sequence ATGTCCCGCATCGAAGACTATGCGCTGATCGGTGACCTCCAGACGGCCGCCCTCGTCGGGAGGGACGGCTCCATCGACTGGCTCTGTCTCCCCCAATTCGACTCGCCCTCGTGCTTCGCAGCGCTTCTCGGCACGCCCGACCACGGCCGCTGGCGTCTGGCCCCGGAGGGCGCGGACACGTGTACGTCGCGGCAGTACCACCCAGGAACGCTCGTGCTCGAGACGGTCTGGGAGACGGACCGCGGCGCCGCGAGGGTCCTCGACTTCATGCCGCCGCGGGACAAGGTCGTGGACGTCATCCGGATCGTCGAGGGCATCCGCGGCACCGTTGACTTCGCCATGGACCTCGCGGTCCGCTTCGACTACGGGCACGTGGTCCCGTGGGTGAGGCGGCGGGAGGGCATCCTGCAGGCGATCGCGGGCCCTGACGCCGTGTACCTGAGCACGACGGCGCCGCTGGTCGGCCGCGACTTCCGCACCGAGAGCTCCTTCACCGTCAGTGAGGGCGAACGCGTGCCGTTCGTGCTCACGTGGCGGCCGAGCCACGAGGAGTACGAGCCCCGGCCCCACCCCGACAAGTCGCTCAAGAAGACCGAGGCGTTCTGGACCGAATGGTCGGGGCGCTGCCGCATCGACGGGCCATACAAGGACCAGGTGACCCGCTCACTCATCACGCTGAAGGCGCTGACCTTCGAGCCCACCGGCGCCCTCGTCGCCGCGGCCACGACGTCCCTGCCCGAACGGCCGGGCGGCGAGCGCAATTGGGACTACCGGTACTGCTGGCTCCGCGACGCGACGCTCACCCTCCAGCCGCTCGTCGCGGCCGGCTACCACGACGAGGCTGCGGCGTGGCGCGAGTGGCTCCTGCGCGCCGTCGCCGGCGACCCCGCCGAGCTCCAGATCATGTACTCCCTCTCGGGCAAGCGCCGCCTGCCCGAGATGACGCTGGACTGGCTGCCCGGCTACGAGGACTCCACACCCGTCCGGGTCGGCAACGCCGCGGCCGAGCAGCTCCAGCTCGACGTGTGGGGCGAGGTCCTCGATGGGCTCGCCCTCGCCAGGGCGAGTCTCGGTTCGGAGGATTCGTGGGACCTGCAGACCTCACTCATGGAGCACCTCGAGACCGCTTGGACGAAACCTGACAACGGGCTATGGGAGATGCGTGGCGGACGCCGGCACTTCACGCACTCCAAGGTCATGGCGTGGGTCGCCGCGGACCGGATGGTCAAGGGCATCACAGAATCCGGGCTGGAGGGACCGCTTGAGCGCTGGACTTCGGTACGGGACACGATCCGCCAGGACATCCTCGACCACGGCCTCGACCCGACGGGCTCGCACTTTGTGCAGTCCTACGGTTCAACCGAGCTCGACGCCGCCCTCCTGCAGATCCCCCGCGTCGGCTTCCTGCCGTACTCGGACCGGCGCGTCGTCGCGACCATCGAGGCGATCCAGCGCGAGCTCAACGTCGACGGCTTCCTCATGCGCTACCGTGTGGAAGCCGCGGAGGACGGGCTGGCCGGCGGCGAGGGCGTGTTCCTCGCGTGTTCGTTCTGGCTCGTGACCGCGCTCGTCGGTATCGGCCGCCGCGACGAGGCGCGGGAACTGTTCGAGCGGCTGCTCGCGCTGTGCAACGACGTAGGCCTCCTGAGCGAGGAATACGACCCGGAAGCCGGGCGTCAGCTCGGGAACATGCCGCAGGCCTTCAGTCACTTCGGGCTTGTCAACGCCGCCGTGGCGCTCGAGTACGGCTGCTACGAGAGCGACGAACCACCCACCATCTCGGAGTAG
- a CDS encoding DNA topoisomerase IB — MKERRHHEAGAPSRRSGRGAILRRRAGSGFTYRDADGGRVTDPEALARIEALAIPPAWRNVRIAGSAREHVQATGVDAAGRKQYLYAQRWRDRQDARKFDRALELAERLPAIRRAVTADLRGRSGAREQALAAALRLVDRAGFRVGSRRYARRHGSFGVTTLQRRHVTLDGDLVAFDFPGKSGMRWCLELKDTDLAAYLAARPRGGARSRALGFEDEAGFHPLSASAVNVYLRQKAGISASAKDLRTWRGTVVAAEALVREGARGSDADSAWRAAVADAAEWLHNTSAVARGSYVDPRLLLAFHEGRNLTTRGGTMSDSCLADVLRSTPRSGPGT; from the coding sequence ATGAAGGAGCGCCGGCATCACGAGGCTGGCGCTCCTTCGCGTCGCTCGGGGCGGGGCGCAATCCTCAGACGCCGCGCTGGAAGTGGCTTCACGTACCGCGACGCGGATGGCGGCAGGGTCACTGACCCTGAGGCACTCGCCAGGATCGAGGCCCTCGCGATCCCACCGGCATGGCGGAACGTCCGGATTGCGGGATCGGCGCGCGAGCACGTGCAGGCGACGGGGGTCGATGCGGCCGGGCGCAAGCAGTACCTGTATGCCCAGCGCTGGCGGGACCGCCAGGACGCTCGGAAGTTCGATCGCGCCCTGGAACTTGCTGAGCGGCTGCCCGCGATCCGCCGTGCCGTGACGGCAGACCTGCGCGGCCGCAGCGGCGCCCGTGAACAAGCCCTGGCAGCTGCGCTGCGGCTCGTGGACCGCGCCGGGTTCCGGGTGGGGAGCCGGCGCTACGCACGGAGGCATGGCTCCTTCGGGGTCACCACCCTGCAGCGTCGTCACGTGACGCTCGACGGCGATCTGGTCGCCTTCGACTTCCCGGGCAAGTCTGGCATGCGGTGGTGTCTCGAGCTCAAGGACACGGACCTCGCCGCATATCTGGCCGCGCGCCCGCGCGGGGGTGCTCGGAGCCGGGCCCTCGGGTTCGAAGACGAGGCAGGTTTTCATCCACTCAGCGCATCGGCGGTGAATGTGTACCTCCGGCAGAAGGCCGGCATATCTGCCAGCGCTAAGGACCTCAGGACGTGGCGGGGCACCGTGGTGGCCGCGGAGGCCCTCGTGAGGGAGGGCGCGAGGGGTTCGGATGCGGACTCTGCATGGCGCGCTGCTGTCGCTGATGCGGCGGAATGGCTGCACAACACCTCCGCCGTTGCCCGGGGCTCCTACGTGGATCCCAGGTTGCTGCTCGCCTTCCACGAGGGGAGGAATCTGACCACGCGGGGCGGGACGATGTCAGACTCCTGTCTCGCCGACGTCCTGCGCTCTACGCCGCGGAGTGGTCCGGGCACGTAG
- a CDS encoding SDR family oxidoreductase has protein sequence MTQAARLQMRRVLIMGEDAELAARLGTVFERAGAVVETARGIPTGESDGTLAAEAAVRELGGLDVLVNIGPGALPGDSPDPDQRSYEVERALTQFMGRLVTTTEAALAAMKAGASIINVVAMSVQTLTAAHQALAAAVVDTTQDWAAILMERGIRVNAVVGGPWLDPAVAAALDAPPDGQVTAESAQLDALVYLASTNSSHISGSVVSVARPIEVTTTARTGEAPTDL, from the coding sequence ATGACCCAAGCGGCGCGATTACAGATGCGCCGCGTGCTCATCATGGGGGAGGACGCCGAGCTTGCCGCAAGGCTCGGCACGGTGTTCGAACGCGCAGGCGCCGTTGTGGAAACAGCCCGGGGCATCCCCACCGGGGAATCGGACGGGACCTTGGCCGCTGAGGCGGCTGTCCGGGAGCTCGGGGGACTCGACGTCCTCGTGAACATCGGACCCGGGGCCCTGCCGGGCGACAGCCCGGATCCTGACCAACGGTCATACGAGGTGGAGCGCGCCCTCACGCAGTTTATGGGACGTCTCGTGACAACCACCGAGGCTGCACTGGCAGCGATGAAGGCCGGGGCGAGCATCATCAACGTCGTGGCGATGTCTGTCCAGACGCTCACCGCGGCGCATCAGGCGCTCGCCGCCGCCGTCGTCGACACCACTCAGGACTGGGCAGCCATTCTCATGGAGCGCGGGATTCGAGTGAACGCCGTGGTCGGTGGCCCATGGCTCGATCCCGCCGTGGCTGCGGCCCTCGATGCGCCCCCCGACGGCCAGGTGACCGCAGAATCGGCTCAGCTCGACGCCCTGGTCTATCTTGCCTCTACGAACTCGAGCCATATCTCGGGATCGGTGGTCTCCGTGGCGAGGCCGATCGAAGTCACCACCACAGCCCGCACGGGGGAGGCGCCTACCGACCTATAG
- a CDS encoding sigma-70 family RNA polymerase sigma factor: MNVLKRQGLLPVPFVTGIAGAPSGSLAGWPLLGPFTRSSAAQTTTARAQEAGRLVLEYLGVADALARRFRCAGHDREDLRQVARLGLLKAARRYREAFGHGFVPYAVPTITGELKRYMRDQSWVVRPPRALQELRLKINAIRPRLAQELGHEPSTAELSTAAGVAASDVAEAQIAETAMVGQPVEHGDMSDDPEERRVMVVLGGEDPGYERVEQMDDLAEALSDASVADRRLLRLRFVEEKTQSQIAEELGVSQMQVSRLLRKLLEKLRQRMAA; this comes from the coding sequence ATGAACGTCTTGAAGCGGCAGGGTCTCCTGCCAGTCCCCTTCGTCACCGGAATCGCCGGGGCACCCAGCGGATCCCTTGCCGGTTGGCCACTGTTGGGACCCTTCACCCGCTCCAGCGCTGCACAGACGACGACCGCCCGCGCACAGGAGGCGGGCAGGCTCGTGCTCGAGTATCTCGGCGTCGCCGACGCCCTGGCCAGGCGCTTCCGCTGCGCTGGCCACGACAGAGAGGACCTGCGCCAAGTGGCACGGCTCGGACTGCTCAAGGCCGCGCGGAGGTACCGTGAGGCGTTTGGGCACGGGTTCGTCCCGTACGCGGTGCCCACCATCACGGGAGAGCTCAAGCGCTACATGCGCGACCAGTCATGGGTCGTCCGCCCCCCGCGCGCTCTTCAAGAGCTCCGGCTCAAGATCAACGCCATTCGTCCGCGACTCGCCCAAGAACTCGGCCACGAGCCGTCGACTGCGGAGCTGAGCACAGCGGCCGGCGTCGCCGCGAGTGACGTGGCGGAGGCCCAGATCGCGGAAACCGCCATGGTGGGTCAGCCGGTCGAGCATGGCGACATGTCCGATGACCCCGAGGAGCGCCGCGTCATGGTCGTCCTCGGCGGGGAGGACCCCGGCTACGAGCGGGTGGAGCAGATGGACGACCTCGCGGAGGCGCTCTCTGATGCCTCCGTGGCGGACAGGAGGCTACTGCGCCTGCGGTTCGTCGAGGAGAAGACGCAGAGCCAGATTGCAGAGGAGCTCGGGGTGAGCCAGATGCAGGTATCCCGGCTCCTCAGGAAGCTGCTTGAGAAGCTCCGGCAGCGCATGGCGGCCTAG
- a CDS encoding glutamate--cysteine ligase: protein MKDQGAPGRRPFGVEEELLLLDPLTGRPTALADQVLKTAGRPDTLDYEFKLDQIEVQTRPCGDHDGLLREIIAGRRLADSAARALGARAVPLATSPLGSPSMLAPGLRFARISDEYGITAEEQLTCALHVHVHVNCPEEGVAVLDRIRDWLPLLIALSANSPFWHGRDTGYASFRTQAWNRWPTAGPRELYGTLGAYRAAISAMTGTGVAFDEGMAYFDARLSAKHPTVEIRVADVPLVPEDSALIAVVARALVETAAREAAHGAAPLAQSVSSLRLAAWRASRSGLAGDLIHPMTGVPVPAAEAIDALLCHLAPVLREGNELALAEAGIAALFDRGTGERAQRRAAARTGLRSIADLAASTVDEGGEVDDPDLARERLGDDHLGTGASSSLGG from the coding sequence ATGAAAGATCAGGGTGCACCGGGCAGGCGTCCATTCGGGGTGGAGGAGGAATTGCTCCTGCTGGACCCGCTCACGGGCCGGCCCACGGCGCTGGCAGATCAGGTGCTGAAGACTGCCGGCCGCCCGGACACCTTGGACTACGAGTTCAAGCTCGACCAGATCGAGGTCCAGACACGGCCGTGTGGGGACCACGACGGACTGCTGCGCGAGATCATCGCCGGCCGCCGGCTGGCCGACAGCGCAGCACGGGCACTCGGCGCCCGCGCCGTCCCTCTGGCGACCTCGCCTCTAGGCTCGCCCAGCATGCTCGCCCCGGGTCTGCGGTTCGCCCGGATCTCCGACGAGTACGGCATCACCGCGGAGGAGCAGCTCACCTGCGCCCTCCACGTCCATGTCCACGTCAACTGTCCCGAGGAAGGCGTGGCTGTGCTGGACCGGATCCGCGACTGGCTCCCCCTCCTCATTGCCCTCAGCGCCAACTCGCCCTTCTGGCACGGACGTGACACCGGGTACGCGAGCTTCCGCACCCAGGCCTGGAATCGCTGGCCCACCGCGGGGCCGCGAGAGCTGTACGGCACCCTCGGCGCCTACCGCGCCGCCATCAGCGCCATGACCGGCACCGGCGTCGCCTTCGACGAGGGCATGGCCTACTTCGACGCGCGCCTCTCAGCCAAGCACCCCACCGTCGAGATCCGCGTCGCAGACGTCCCGCTCGTGCCCGAGGACTCCGCCCTCATCGCCGTCGTGGCCCGCGCCCTCGTCGAGACCGCCGCACGCGAGGCCGCTCACGGCGCCGCGCCCTTGGCCCAATCCGTGTCGTCCCTCCGGCTCGCCGCCTGGCGCGCCAGCCGCTCCGGCCTCGCCGGCGACCTCATCCACCCCATGACCGGCGTCCCGGTGCCCGCAGCCGAGGCCATCGACGCCCTCCTGTGCCATCTCGCCCCGGTCCTGCGGGAGGGGAACGAACTCGCCCTGGCCGAGGCCGGGATCGCCGCGCTGTTCGACCGTGGCACCGGCGAACGTGCCCAGCGACGTGCGGCGGCCCGCACCGGCCTGCGCAGCATTGCCGACCTCGCCGCCAGCACAGTGGACGAGGGTGGAGAGGTGGACGACCCCGATCTGGCCCGCGAGCGTCTGGGAGATGACCATCTGGGAACAGGGGCCTCGAGTTCGCTCGGCGGCTGA
- a CDS encoding glycosyltransferase family 9 protein, which translates to MDQSSARPVVLALRALDLGQLLVAVPALRGLRRAFPSHELVLAAPAGLAPVVPLIGGINRLLGTPDVEGPLRWRGPVDIAVDLHGHGPKSRTRLEELSPTYRIGHAAPGWAGPEWDDEFPGRERWARLMSWHGIEASPDDLGLCPPEAPAPVEAATVLHVGAAPGGRQWPVERFADVAAVLALKGHRVVVAGDAKDAFRAAAVVRGAGLPRSSCVAGTWDLVDLVAAVAAARVVITADSSASQLANAYRTPSVVLFDQSTRQEWNSPPDGPHIALAEGQTRPGVPFPETLEPGSLAVLPGTVLDAVDRLEILGLGRAHDAADHHREYLAVR; encoded by the coding sequence GTGGACCAGTCTTCCGCACGCCCCGTTGTCCTCGCCCTCCGCGCTCTGGACCTCGGCCAACTTCTCGTGGCGGTCCCGGCACTCAGGGGTCTACGGCGCGCATTCCCGTCCCATGAGCTTGTGCTTGCCGCGCCCGCGGGGCTTGCGCCGGTGGTGCCGCTCATCGGCGGTATCAACCGTCTGCTCGGCACCCCGGATGTAGAGGGCCCGCTGCGATGGCGAGGCCCCGTGGACATCGCCGTCGACCTCCACGGCCATGGTCCGAAGAGCCGTACGCGGCTTGAGGAGCTCTCCCCCACGTACCGGATCGGGCACGCTGCCCCCGGGTGGGCGGGGCCTGAGTGGGACGACGAGTTCCCCGGACGCGAGCGCTGGGCGCGGCTCATGTCCTGGCACGGGATCGAGGCCAGCCCCGACGACCTCGGACTCTGCCCGCCCGAGGCGCCCGCTCCGGTCGAGGCAGCGACGGTCCTCCACGTCGGAGCCGCCCCCGGAGGACGACAGTGGCCCGTGGAGCGGTTCGCCGACGTCGCTGCGGTCCTCGCGCTGAAGGGGCACCGGGTCGTCGTAGCCGGCGACGCGAAGGACGCCTTCCGGGCGGCCGCCGTCGTACGCGGCGCGGGACTTCCGCGATCATCCTGCGTGGCCGGAACCTGGGACCTTGTGGACCTCGTGGCGGCCGTCGCGGCCGCCCGCGTGGTCATCACCGCGGACTCGTCGGCCAGTCAACTCGCGAACGCGTACCGCACACCCTCCGTGGTGCTCTTCGACCAGTCCACGAGGCAGGAATGGAACTCCCCACCGGACGGTCCGCACATCGCGCTTGCGGAGGGCCAGACTCGGCCGGGTGTACCGTTCCCAGAGACGCTCGAGCCGGGCTCGCTGGCGGTCCTGCCGGGCACCGTCCTCGACGCCGTTGACCGCCTCGAGATACTGGGTCTCGGCAGAGCGCACGACGCCGCGGATCACCACCGCGAGTACCTCGCCGTGCGCTGA
- a CDS encoding D-glycero-alpha-D-manno-heptose-1,7-bisphosphate 7-phosphatase, which produces MKTMTSRRRRAPAAVLFDRGGTLVIDVPYNGDPALVRTLPGARKALERLRSVGVRTGVVTNQSGVALGLVEPEGVRAVNARVEDLLGHFDTWQVCPHAPQDGCRCRKPKAGLILAACRQLGLAPHDVVVIGDLGRDMCAARRAGARGILVPSPATLRREILEAPTVAGDLWSAVTLALGPDMTHLAYLTTAADDSPSMGSAA; this is translated from the coding sequence ATGAAGACAATGACCAGCAGGCGGCGCCGGGCTCCCGCGGCGGTGCTGTTCGACCGGGGCGGGACTCTCGTCATCGATGTCCCGTACAACGGCGATCCCGCCCTTGTACGCACCCTCCCGGGCGCGCGGAAGGCCCTTGAGAGGCTGCGGTCCGTCGGGGTGCGAACTGGCGTTGTCACCAACCAGTCTGGTGTGGCCCTGGGCCTCGTGGAGCCGGAGGGCGTGCGGGCCGTCAACGCCCGGGTCGAGGACCTCCTCGGGCACTTCGACACGTGGCAGGTGTGCCCGCACGCTCCTCAGGACGGCTGCCGCTGCCGGAAGCCGAAGGCCGGACTCATCCTTGCCGCGTGCCGCCAGCTTGGACTCGCTCCTCACGACGTCGTGGTGATCGGGGACCTCGGCAGGGACATGTGCGCTGCGCGCCGCGCCGGGGCCCGGGGAATCCTGGTGCCGAGTCCGGCCACCCTGCGCAGAGAGATCCTCGAGGCGCCGACCGTGGCAGGCGACCTGTGGTCCGCCGTCACCCTCGCGCTCGGTCCGGACATGACGCACCTGGCCTACCTCACCACCGCGGCGGACGACTCCCCGAGCATGGGGAGCGCGGCGTGA